The genomic window AATACCAATTATTTGACTCGACATCCCTATCCAGAAGATATTTATTGGTTAGTAGAAATCTCTAACACCACCCTTGAAGAAGACATCGGGAAAAAGAGAAAAATCTACGCTCAAGCAAGTATAAACGAATATTGGATTATTGATTTAAACACCACGTCAGTCATTGTTTTCCGAGAAGCATCTGGTGATGATTATCAAAGTAAATTTACAGTTACTGAAGGTACGATTACTCCCCTCGCTTTTCCCAATCTGCTAGTTGAAGTGACAAACTTAATTAGCTAAAGGGGTTTTAAAGGGGAAAGTTTCACTTTGAACCCTCTAGGCACTTTTGTAGTTTTAAAAGTTACTCGCAGGGCGGCACAGATTTCCATTGTCCTGAAAGTATAGCAGAAAGTATCAGTATTTGTCAAGGGGAAAGAAAAGCGATCGCTTCCCTCTGAGAAAGTTCTTTAAAGGGGAGTGTTTGATAACTTTTATTACAAAAAAGGTACGCTTTCGTAATAACCGTGTTATTTTTACCCGTAAGACATTAGCTTACGCAGCAACAATATTACAGATAGGTGCTAGGTTAAACCTTTACCCTTTACCCTTTACCCTTTCCCCTGGACATCCCCCTTACCCTTTAAACTACCCCCCTAAAATAATGAAATTAACCACAACTCTCACCTGTTTAATTATCAATAATTTAGTCCTAGTTAACCCAGTTGTAGCCCAAATCGCACCCGATAATACCCTTGGAGATGAAAACTCTCGCGTTGAAAAT from Gloeocapsa sp. PCC 73106 includes these protein-coding regions:
- a CDS encoding Uma2 family endonuclease, whose protein sequence is MRTLAKWSIQDYHLMIDSGVLNNRFVELIEGEIVEMSPEGPLHRFINDKIAEYLRDLLRGQAKVFESHPITLSNSEPEPDIAVVRLPNTNYLTRHPYPEDIYWLVEISNTTLEEDIGKKRKIYAQASINEYWIIDLNTTSVIVFREASGDDYQSKFTVTEGTITPLAFPNLLVEVTNLIS